A region of the Oceanispirochaeta sp. M1 genome:
GTATTATGAAAATTTAACTGTACTGCCCATTCCAGAATTAGCAGCACAATTTCACTATAGATTTGTTTGTATCCATCCGTTTATTGATGGCAATGGAAGGGTAGCCAGATTATTAATGAACTTAATACTCATGAGAAATGGGTTCCCTCCAACAGTAATATTGAAAGTAGATAGAAAAAAATATTACCGAGTACTAAATGAAGGTAATTTAGGAAATCTTAATCCATTCATTGATTTTGTCGGAAGAGCGATAGAAAGATCATTAATAATTTACTTGAACAGCATTATTCCAAATACAAGTGAAAAACAGGGTTTTATTAACTTAAGAGAGGCAAGTAAGTACTGTGATTATTCTCAGGAGTATTTATCATTTCTCGCTAGAAAAGGTAAATTATCAGCTATTAAGATGAACAAAGAATGGGTTACAACCCGTGAAGCAATTGAAGAGTATGTAAAAGAATTGAATATGAAGGATGAAATATAACAAGCTTTTGAAGCAGTCAGTCGGGATG
Encoded here:
- a CDS encoding Fic family protein, which produces MNDKLLSSIVGKKKELDSHRPLNASIVRKLHEQFALEWTYNSNAIEGNTLSLQETEIVLNSGITIGGKTVNEHLEAINHKEGIFLIEKIIKNHQELSEFTIKEIHRVILKGIDDLEAGCYRRTNVRIVGARMIPPQTVKLNKLMAELLTWYYENLTVLPIPELAAQFHYRFVCIHPFIDGNGRVARLLMNLILMRNGFPPTVILKVDRKKYYRVLNEGNLGNLNPFIDFVGRAIERSLIIYLNSIIPNTSEKQGFINLREASKYCDYSQEYLSFLARKGKLSAIKMNKEWVTTREAIEEYVKELNMKDEI